Proteins encoded within one genomic window of Augochlora pura isolate Apur16 chromosome 11, APUR_v2.2.1, whole genome shotgun sequence:
- the Sccro4 gene encoding DCN1-like protein SCCRO4, which translates to MPRSKRRAPSSTNHHHSSIEMSPSAQDEGIPRHPSKRLRHTSSARRYTKTEDVSSTSSFSQKRCITWFREYTTPDDSDTLGPEGMEKFCEDIGVEPENVVMLVLAYKMNARQMGFFTLSEWLKGLSELQCDSISKIQQKLEYLRVQLTDPHMFKGIYRYAYDFARDKDQRSMDMETARVMLQLLLGKHWPLFTQFAQFLDQSKYKVINKDQWCNILEFSRTINHDLSNYDLDGAWPVMLDEFVEWLKMQRGKEASSTEVRGS; encoded by the exons ATGCCACGCAGCAAGCGTAGAGCGCCCTCTAGCACAAATCATCATCATTCTTCTATTGAAATGTCACCTAGTGCCCAAGACGAGGGTATACCAAGGCATCCATCAAAACGACTTAGACACACATCTAG TGCAAGACGTTACACGAAAACTGAAGATGTTTCAAGTACTTCATCTTTTTCGCAAAAACGTTGTATCACTTGGTTTAGAGAATACACAACGCCTGATGATTCAGACACCCTTGGTCCTGaaggaatggaaaaattttgtGAAGACATTGGTGTAGAACCTGAGAATGTAGTGATGCTTGTTCttgcatataaaatgaatgCGCGTCAGATGGGTTTTTTCACGTTAAGTGAATGGTTGAAAGGCCTTTCAGAGTTACAATGTGATTCTATTAgtaaaatacaacaaaaacTTGAGTACCTAAGGGTTCAGTTAACTGATCCACATATGTTCAAAGGAATTTATAGATATGCTTATGATTTCGCCAGA GACAAAGATCAAAGGAGCATGGATATGGAAACTGCTAGAGTTATGTTGCAATTACTTTTGGGAAAGCATTGGCCACTTTTCACACAATTTGCTCAGTTCCTAGATCAATCGAAGTACAAAGTGATTAATAAAGATCAATGGTGCaacattttagaattttctcGTACAATCAATCATGACTTATCTAATTATGATTTAGATGGAGCAT gGCCAGTAATGCTTGATGAATTTGTTGAATGGTTAAAAATGCAGCGAGGTAAGGAAGCATCGTCAACAGAAGTTAGAGGCAGCTGA